One region of Leptospira fainei serovar Hurstbridge str. BUT 6 genomic DNA includes:
- a CDS encoding AtpZ/AtpI family protein, which translates to MSEPESKKPKEASPWELAGLGMEFCFIVVGSIFIGNYLDSKFGFSPFGILGGSVIGFTYGIYYILYRVAKHERGEK; encoded by the coding sequence ATGTCCGAGCCTGAATCTAAGAAACCGAAAGAAGCTTCTCCCTGGGAGCTTGCCGGGCTTGGAATGGAGTTTTGCTTTATCGTTGTAGGTTCCATCTTTATCGGGAATTACCTGGATTCCAAATTTGGGTTTTCCCCCTTCGGAATTTTAGGCGGCTCCGTGATCGGCTTTACTTACGGGATTTATTACATTCTCTATCGTGTGGCAAAGCATGAGAGAGGAGAAAAGTAG
- the lepB gene encoding signal peptidase I, translating to MSEPQGIPSKKSLISGFVEDESISSTFSFIVIVVLVLAFKSSVLDANNIPSGSMIPTLKIGDFLFVNKMRYSFRMPFTEKELFRYDDPKRGDIVTFIPPQRAMTEPGDTRDGFFPKRYVKRVIGLPGDTIRITLTNIRRDNHYSTYSAIEYKEKGSSEFKKYKYREVEPGTLLYDLDNTRALSGFLYKEEKSGFEHYVLEGSDSLYYHGSDCYKPSGCEIPVDHYMMEGDNRPDSSDSRYWGFVPREDVLGKAAMIYFSVNWKDSVCQYKSGRELAEKGVQYAEQYEGSELKSSCGDPSANWLIRTILYRIPRMEVRWSRIGTILQ from the coding sequence ATGAGCGAGCCCCAGGGCATTCCATCTAAAAAAAGCCTAATTTCCGGATTTGTCGAAGACGAATCGATTTCTTCCACTTTTTCATTCATCGTAATCGTTGTTCTGGTTTTAGCCTTCAAATCCTCGGTATTAGATGCCAATAATATCCCGTCAGGATCCATGATACCGACTTTAAAAATCGGGGATTTCCTATTCGTAAATAAGATGCGCTATTCTTTTAGAATGCCCTTTACCGAAAAGGAGCTGTTTCGATACGACGATCCTAAAAGAGGGGATATCGTAACGTTTATCCCTCCACAACGAGCCATGACGGAACCCGGAGACACCCGAGACGGTTTTTTCCCCAAACGTTATGTAAAACGGGTCATCGGTTTACCGGGAGATACGATTCGGATCACTTTGACGAATATCCGTAGAGATAATCACTATTCTACATACTCCGCAATCGAGTATAAGGAAAAGGGGAGTTCCGAATTTAAGAAATATAAATATAGGGAAGTCGAACCCGGCACCCTCCTTTATGATTTGGATAATACCAGAGCTTTGAGCGGTTTTCTGTACAAAGAAGAAAAATCCGGCTTTGAACATTATGTTTTAGAGGGTAGCGATTCGCTTTATTATCACGGGTCTGATTGTTATAAACCCAGCGGATGTGAAATTCCGGTCGACCATTATATGATGGAAGGGGACAATCGTCCCGATTCTTCCGATTCGAGATATTGGGGGTTCGTTCCTAGGGAGGACGTACTTGGAAAAGCTGCCATGATTTACTTTTCCGTAAATTGGAAGGATTCCGTCTGTCAGTACAAAAGCGGCCGGGAATTAGCCGAAAAAGGGGTGCAATATGCGGAGCAATATGAAGGTTCCGAACTAAAAAGTAGCTGCGGAGATCCTTCGGCAAACTGGCTAATCAGAACGATTTTATATCGAATCCCTAGGATGGAAGTTCGATGGTCCAGAATCGGGACTATCTTACAGTAG
- a CDS encoding aldolase/citrate lyase family protein produces MKEQIDRKIIELRRYLVSLTTTYPIVGLKGGTETEDMDAEEIRVLHLVAKDVVPVTVKIGGPEARTDIRMLVKEEIEGISAPMIESAYALKNFIATLRSMLPPVTFRKVFKAMNLETITGYKNLLEIVDSKSFEELDQVTAARSDLSASMGLIPDDDEVMKVTKTIVTISKDRGKKTSVGGTITKQNFRKIAEEIGPDKINSRHVCVDAKRSVEKGAEEVAEAMLQFEIELYDLLSILKPEKAFAYKNRMETNRERIGSRKVLYSIR; encoded by the coding sequence GTGAAAGAGCAGATTGACCGTAAAATCATCGAACTTCGCCGCTACCTAGTATCTCTGACGACGACTTATCCTATCGTCGGCTTAAAAGGCGGAACGGAAACCGAGGATATGGACGCCGAGGAAATCAGGGTTCTCCACCTGGTCGCCAAAGACGTGGTTCCAGTAACGGTCAAAATCGGGGGGCCGGAAGCAAGGACGGATATCCGAATGCTTGTAAAAGAGGAAATCGAAGGCATTTCGGCGCCGATGATCGAATCGGCCTATGCTCTCAAGAACTTCATTGCCACCCTCAGAAGCATGCTCCCGCCGGTTACCTTTCGAAAAGTATTCAAAGCCATGAATTTGGAAACGATTACGGGATATAAGAATCTCCTGGAAATCGTGGATTCAAAATCTTTCGAAGAATTGGATCAAGTTACCGCCGCTCGTTCCGACTTATCAGCTTCCATGGGCCTAATTCCCGACGATGACGAGGTCATGAAAGTCACCAAAACTATCGTGACCATTTCCAAGGATCGCGGTAAAAAAACATCCGTAGGCGGAACGATTACAAAACAGAACTTTCGGAAAATTGCCGAAGAAATCGGACCGGATAAAATAAACTCGAGACACGTTTGTGTGGATGCAAAACGGTCGGTAGAGAAAGGGGCCGAAGAAGTAGCGGAAGCGATGCTTCAGTTCGAAATCGAACTCTACGATCTTCTTTCGATCTTAAAACCCGAAAAGGCATTCGCTTATAAAAATCGGATGGAAACAAACCGTGAAAGAATTGGGTCTCGTAAGGTTCTTTATTCTATCCGGTAA
- a CDS encoding TetR/AcrR family transcriptional regulator, translated as MAKDTQDLILKTSLRLFSEQGYHGTTMRQISQRAGLSLGLAYRYFESKESILVGIIQSHDKILKKYLPENLTSPDDRKELIEFLAGQIVKLVKENEEYLRLYWNLMLQPKIHRLKRRNIHLVNLIFYENSKKVILALKPNYTEFEVKNLSSSTIGYMINYLTNRKEFSLEDFRAYIVYALENT; from the coding sequence ATGGCGAAGGATACACAAGATCTAATCCTAAAAACATCTCTTCGCCTTTTTTCGGAGCAGGGATATCACGGCACCACAATGCGGCAGATCTCGCAAAGAGCCGGTTTATCCCTAGGCTTAGCATATCGCTACTTCGAATCCAAGGAATCAATTTTAGTCGGCATCATCCAATCGCATGATAAAATTCTAAAGAAGTACCTACCCGAGAATCTCACTTCCCCTGACGATCGAAAGGAGTTGATCGAATTTCTTGCCGGGCAGATCGTAAAATTAGTAAAGGAAAACGAAGAATATCTAAGACTGTATTGGAATCTGATGCTCCAACCGAAAATACACAGATTGAAGCGTCGGAATATTCACCTTGTAAATCTGATCTTTTACGAAAATTCAAAGAAAGTCATTCTCGCATTAAAGCCGAATTATACCGAATTCGAAGTGAAAAATTTATCTTCATCTACGATCGGTTATATGATAAATTATCTTACGAATAGGAAAGAATTCAGTCTGGAAGATTTTCGCGCTTATATAGTGTATGCACTCGAAAACACCTAA